The Thioalkalivibrio thiocyanodenitrificans ARhD 1 nucleotide sequence CGGTGCCAATCGCTCATTCATCGATTGTTCGGATATCCCTTCTCGTTCGCACTTCTCAATTCCCACTTCTCACTTCCAGCCCCTTCCGCCCCGCCCGGTCCTTCGCGAACTGCCAGGCCACGCGTCCGCTGCGTGAGCCCCGGCCCAGGGCATAACGCAGGGCCTCGGCGCGGCTTTCCTCTGTCATGGTGCCGCCGAGCCTGACGAGCCAGTGGTCCACCACGGCGAGGTACTGGTCCTGCGTGAAGGGATGGAAGGCGAGCCAGAGGCCGAAGCGCTCTGACAGGGAGATCTTTTCCTCCACCGCCTCGCCCGGGTGAATCTCGTCGTCCACCCGTTTCACCTCCAGGTTGTCCATCATCTTCTCCGGCATCAGATGGCGCCGGTTGGAGGTGGCGTGGATGAGCACATTCTCGGGCGTCCCTTCCAATGAGCCGTCGAGCATCGCCTTGAGCGCCTTGTAGCCCGGATCGCTGGCCTCGAAGGACAGGTCGTCGGCCAGCAGGATGAAGCGCTCGGGCCGTCCGGCAAGCGGCTTCGCGATATCCGGCAGGTGTGTCAGATCCTGTCCGTCCACCTGGATGATGCGCAGGCCGTCCTCGCTGAACTCGTTGAGC carries:
- a CDS encoding ATP-binding protein, which translates into the protein MPQDTELKAVLAQFSRLMDRAERLLPAPAPDPDWTAPAHRWHRDGHLSPVHGIAPLSLDDLLHIERQKTLLVRNTRQFLKHLPANNVLLWGARGTGKSSLMRALLNEFSEDGLRIIQVDGQDLTHLPDIAKPLAGRPERFILLADDLSFEASDPGYKALKAMLDGSLEGTPENVLIHATSNRRHLMPEKMMDNLEVKRVDDEIHPGEAVEEKISLSERFGLWLAFHPFTQDQYLAVVDHWLVRLGGTMTEESRAEALRYALGRGSRSGRVAWQFAKDRAGRKGLEVRSGN